One genomic window of Brassica oleracea var. oleracea cultivar TO1000 unplaced genomic scaffold, BOL UnpScaffold00954, whole genome shotgun sequence includes the following:
- the LOC106320534 gene encoding glutathione S-transferase T3-like, which yields MTPYEPGSCQVSPTHWRRVREFTRRKAERKHFLSFLKKARVSLRKAILVRRRPFFTFLYLIDDRVSPLRAQMDPGEDRRNTKRKEEYYNSKDPIVSNQQKLGSFWNRIAEYFNSSPQLSGFAPREWSQCKQRWRRVNEQVCKFVGSYEAELKEQASGQNENDVMKSAHDIFFNDYQLKFTLEHAWRELRFDQKWRSNSVSRDGPKEKRKEAAETEPELEEVRPPGIKASKAAKRKKHGNEAALDQIESILAKKTIISNRKILDRLLGKNADTLSDQEKTLKNKLISEML from the exons ATGACCCCGTATGAGCCCGGTTCATGCCAGGTGTCACCCACCCATTGGAGACGCGTTCGCGAGTTCACGAGGAGGAAAGCGGAGAGAAAGCATTTTCTCTCATTTCTTAAAAAAGCTAGGGTTTCTCTCCGAAAGGCGATTTTGGTGCGACGCAGACCGTTCTTCACTTTTCTCTATCTAATCGACGACAGAGTGTCTCCTCTACGAGCCCAG ATGGATCCCGGGGAAGATAGAAGAAATACAAAGAGGAAAGAGGAGTACTACAACAG CAAGGATCCGATAGTTAGTAACCAGCAGAAGTTAGGGTCGTTTTGGAATAGAATAGCAGAGTACTTCAATTCAAGCCCTCAGCTGAGTGGCTTCGCTCCTAGAGAGTGGAGTcagtgtaagcagaggtggAGAAGAGTTAATGAGCAGGTCTGTAAGTTTGTGGGAAGTTATGAGGCCGAATTGAAGGAACAAGCTAGTGGTCAAAATGAGAACGATGTCATGAAGTCTGCCCATGACATCTTCTTTAACGACTACCAGCTCAAGTTCACACTCGAGCATGCGTGGAGGGAACTGaggtttgatcaaaaatggAGATCAAACTCTGTTTCCAGAGATGGTCCAAAGGAGAAAAGAAAGGAAGCTGCGGAAACAGAGCCTGAGTTGGAAGAGGTTAGGCCTCCTGGTATTAAGGCTTCCAAAGCTGCGAAACGAAAGAAGCACGGGAATGAAGCAGCTCTTGATCAGATAGAGAGCATACTAGCTAAGAAAACTATCATATCAAACCGGAAAATCCTTGATCGTCTCTTAGGCAAAAATGCAGATACACTTTCTGATCAAGAAAAGACACTCAAGAATAAACTGATATCTGAAATGCTTTGA